In Stanieria sp. NIES-3757, the DNA window CAAAAAGCAACCTATCCTAGTTTATGGGGAATCGAAAAATCTCAACATCAAGCTGAAAAATTAATTAATGAAGCTATCACCCAATTAGACCCTTACGGAAACAAAGCTGAACCTTTAGAAGCGATCGCACGATTTATTGTTACCCGCAACCATTAAAATTACTATTGATTAAGATTACTACTGATGTTGTTGAGGCAATAAGAAATAAATCATGCAGGAAGTGACTGACATTTTTCATAATCAGATTCTTTTGGTTGCTATCCTGGCTTGTTTTACGGCTCAAGGATTTAAACTGATTATTGAATTAATTAGAAATCGTAAAGTTAATTTCCGTTATTTGGTAACGACAGGAGGAATGCCAAGCGCGCATTCTGCTTTGGTTGGGGCTTTGGCAACCAGCATTGGCAAAACTATGGGATGGTCTTCTCCAGAATTTGCGATCGCTTGTCTGTTTGCGGTGATTGTGATGTATGATGCAGCAGGAGTTCGCCAAGCAGCAGGGAAACAAGCGAAACTTCTTAATCAAATTGTGGATGAAATTTTTCAAGAAGGTCACAATGTCAATGAAGAACGGTTAAAAGAACTGCTCGGACATACACCTTTTCAAGTTTTAGTAGGTTTAATTTTAGGAATTAGTATTTCTATACTATCTTTTCGAGGAATGTGATCAAGTTTGAGGATTTTTAAAACTGCTAAGAATTGATGATTGATTCAAATTGAGCTAAATTTTACAAGCAACTTGGCAGGCAGAAAGATAAGAAACTTGAAGATTATCACCACAATTATTGATTATTTTTTCTCTCAATCCTTGAAATAAATTATTTTTAATTTGGGGTTCTAAATTTAAATAAGGTGACATCGTATTTAGAAGAGTTAAATAATCATCAATGCTGTAATTAGCTTCGCAAGGAAACTGTTGGGTTACTAATTCGCCAAATTTGCCTGAATTAAGGACATGATCGGCAAATATATTTAAATATTTTTGATTTTTTTTTCCATCATATTTAAACAATGATGGTGCATATTGTTGATAAACTTTTGCTAATAACTGAGAAATTTTCTTAGAAGGTTCAGGATTCATATTCCATAACAAAATTAAATAACCATTTCGGATCAGGGTTTTATTTGCCTTATCGTAGCTAATTTCTGGAGGAAGCCAATGCCAAGAATTAGCTGCTAAAACTGCATCGAATTTGTCAGGTATGAGTTCCCATTCTTCAATGGAAGTGTTGATAATTTCTACCTGGGGATAATTGCGACAATTATGTTTTGCTAGGTGAAAAAAATCTGGATTAGGTTCAAGACATACCATGGAAAAACCTAGTTTAGCAAAGGCTACAGTTGCATTACCAGGGCCACAGCCTATTTCTAAAATTTTAGTTGTTTCAGGATTGAGATGGGCTAATTTTATGGCACTAGTGATTATTTCCTGACTATAACGAGGTCTAGCTTGATTGTAAGCTTCTGCTACTGATGAATACCAATTCTTTCTTTGTTTAAGGTTTTCTTTGGTAAATTCTAAAAACCAGGGATTTAGATGATTTTCAGTCATTGATTGTTTTTGCAGTATAGTTATTCGCTGTTTCAATTACAATTTTTGCGATTAGACAGGGAATAGGGAATAGGGAAAAATATTTCTAGTTTAAGATAGCTTTTTGTTTCCCTGCTTTACAATCCTTATCCTCTACTTAGATAATAGTCAGGCTGCAATAATTAATCTAATCGTAAATCAGTCATGTCTGCTTCAGTTTCAGAGTCAAATTTTGAATGGTTATCACGGGGAACAAGTGAAATTTTTCCTAATCAACCCAATTCTGAGGATGCGGATGAAAATTTGATTCAACGCATTCTGAAAAGCGATCGCCCTTTACGGATTAAACTAGGAATAGATCCGACGGGTACAGATATTCATCTTGGTCATAGTATCCCATTTCGCAAGTTACGGGCATTTCAAGATGCGGGTCATACCGCAGTAGTAATTATTGGGGATTTTACCGCTCAAATTGGCGATCCGACAGGAAAATCTGAGGTTCGTCGTCAGCTTACTACCGAAGAAGTCAAACAAAATGCCCAAACTTATTTAGAACAACTCCGTCCGATTTTAGATTTTGATACGCCTGGTAGATTGGAAATTCGCTACAACTCAGAATGGTTGGGTAAGTTAAATCTGGCTCAAATTCAGGAATTACTAGCTACCATGACTGTAGGACAAATGTTGGCTAAAGAAGGTTTTGCCGAACGTTACAGCCAAGAAAAACCGATTTTCCTGCACGAATTCCTCTATCCTTTAATGCAGGGTTATGACTCGGTAGCGATAGAAGCAGATGTAGAGTTAGGAGGAACTGATCAAAAGTTTAATATTGCAGTAGGGCGAGATTTACAGAGACATTTTGGGAAAAGAACTCAATTTGGTTTATTATTGCCGATTTTGTTGGGAACTGATGGAACGCAAAAGATGTCTAAGTCTCTTAATAATTATGTAGGATTAAGAGAAGATGCGCTTTCGATGTATTCTAAGTTAGAAAAAACGCCTGATAATCTTTTAAAAGATTACTTTGAATTACTCACTAATTTAGATTTAAATCAATTACCAGACAATCCTAGAGAATGCCAAAAGCTGTTAGCAATTGAAGTAGTATCTCAATTTCATGGCAAGGAAGCAGCTAAAGATGCCCAAAAAACGGCAGAACAAATTGTTTTACAAGGTAATACTGCAACAGGCGACAGCGTACCAGAATATTCTCTCTCTCAAGTAGAATTTCCTGCCAAATTATTTTATATTTTGGGTGCCAGTGGTTTGTGTCAGAGTAGTGGTGAAGGGAGAAGGCAAATTCAAGGTGGTGCGGTTCGCTTAGAAGGAGATCGCATTTCGGATGTTAATCTGACTTTCAATTCTGCTGAAGAATTAACAGGGAAAGTTTTACAAGTAGGCAAGAAAAAATTTATTCGCTTAATTGATTAAATTGAGGCAGAAGGCAGAAGGTATTGGTGTTGATTGAAATTTATTGTTACGTGTAGATCTAATGACTAACAACAAAATTATTGTTCCTTTAGATGTTTCTAATTTAGCAGACGCGATCGCTATTGTGGAAAAACTACCCCAGGTTAGCTTTTGGAAAGTTGGGTTAGAACTATTTGTCGCAACGGGTAGTGATATCTTAAAGTTTTTAAAAGATCAACAAAAACAAATTTTCCTCGATCTCAAATTCCATGATATTCCCAATACAGTAGCAGGTGCTTGTCGTTCGGCAAGTCAATATGAAGTAGATTTATTAACTCTCCATGCCACTGCTGGCAAAAAAGCTTTACAAGCTGCTGTTGAAGCAATTAGTACGGCAGAAAAACCACCGAAATTATTGGCGATTACAGTCTTAACTAGTCTTAGTTCCAGAGAATTGGCTTTTGAGCTTAAAATACCTTTAGAATTACCAGAATACGCCTTAAAAATGGCAATTTTAGCCCAAGAATCAGGAATAGACGGTGCAGTATGTTCTCCTCAAGAAGTTTCCCAATTACGGGAAGTTTGTGGCAAGGATTTTTTGTTAGTATGCCCTGGAGTACGTCCCAATTGGGCGAAAGCAGGAGATCAAAGTCGGGTAATGACTCCTTCAGAAGCAATTAAAGCTGGTGCAGATTATTTAGTCATTGGTCGTCCAATTACCGCTGCTGAGAACCCAGTGGAAGCTTGGGAGAAAATTTGCGCTGAAATAAAATAAGGGGATAAAAAATTAAAAGTCTAAAGTAGAGACATAAGATGTTAGATCAGGTTCGTTTCAACGATTAAATGTTATGGATGACGGGGAGAGGAGGAGTTATCATCCAAACTTAATATTCCGTCTGTACAAAAATTAATATGTTAATTAATTTTTTTAATGCTAAATAATCGATGTTTGGCTATATTTACCCTTGTTTTTGCACTATTAATTCCGAATAAATTGGTAAATAGTCAGTCAACAATCAATACCAATAATAGTTGTCCTGCTGACATTAAAACTCTAACTTCTTTATTATTAAGAGATTTACCCAATTATGCTAATCGGGTTATTCAAACTACTCAAAATTTAAATCAAGCAGCAGGAATTGAAACTTATATTATTACGGCAGGAAAAGCAGAATATGAACCACTAAATTTACCTCAGCTTCAATACGATCCGATTACTTCAGACTCACCAGAACAAGTCTTTTTTACTGTTTTAGAAAGACAATATTCAAACAATCAAAGATTAGAAAGACAAACATTTCACTGGTTGTTTTTAACTCCTAGTGATGAGGGTTGGTATATGGTAACCATGTATTCCCGTTTTGGTAGTTCTGGGCAAAACAATCTTCCCACACCACCCCAAGAAAGTAGTAATGGTATCATTGGGCAAGCGGTAAATAGGTGGTTACGCGATTGTCGTGGAGGTTCAATTTCTTAGTTAATAAAAAATTGCAATCTTTTGTTTTATGTTGAAAAAATTATTAAATAAACCTACTATTTAACATCAACAAAAAGACCCGAAAATAATACTTTTGGCCTAAGTACAGGACAAAAATTTTAGGGAGAAAAGAAACTCGTTTTGTTTCAAGTCTAAATCAGTAACAATAGAGCGTAAATGATCAAGACCATAACGGAAAATGCTCTTTGCTAGTCTTCCATGTTTTTTTATTTTAATTGGGTAATTTTGGTGCAACCACTCTCCTGTTTTGACAGCCCAACACAGAGCTAAAGCCATCAAAGCCAACAATTTACTCAATCGTTCAGAATTATTGAAGTGAGTCGATTCTAGACAAAACCCTCTGGTCTTAAACATTCCAAACAAGGTTTCAATACCCCATCGCTGTCCATAGTCAGAAATTGCTGTGTTACAAAAGTCGGGAGTAATCACAATTAGTAACTCACCATTATCCAGACGCAAAGCAGAAACATAAACCTTACGTCCCCAAACCAGTTTTTTTCCCGATAAAACTTGAGTCTGTCCAGGTTGGAGATGAGCAAAGATAATTGATGCTCTGAGTTCTTTTCGTCCCTCATTAATGCGATCGCTTGCTCTAATTCTCAATCTAAATCGAATTGTTGGTTCAATCAAAAGATACGAGAGCCAAGGCTTGCCAATAAATTCGCGGTCGCCAGTAAGATAAGCTACCTTCACATCGGGGAATATAGAGCAAAAACGCTCAAGTAAGTCCATTCTTTCGTCGCTATTAGAATTTCCTTTCTTCTCAAGCATTTCCCAAACTAGAGGGTATGCAACGCCATTATGTACCACTCCCAAGAGGAGAACATTGAATCGTTTCTCTCCGAAAGACCATTCAGTACGATCTATACTCAGAACCCAAGGTTGAGGTATGTTCATCAATATAACGATTGCTTTGGCAAGAACGACATAATCTAAATCGAAATTACGGAAGAACCGTTGTAGCCTTTTATAATTGGATTCTGTTTTCGCGTTACTCCTGAAACCAGTTGCCAGCTCTGCTAGGTTAATTGTCTTTACTCTTAGTAATGCTATGAGAAACAAAGCTAGAAAATTTAGCCTTGCGCCATGCCACCCTAAAAGCGGTTTCAAGGTTCGTCGTAGTAAGATAATCTGATTCATAGGGTTTGGTTTGAGTGTGGTTACTTTTAATCAAACCCTTTTCTTGTCTTCTTTTGCAAGCTTCTGTTTAATTTTTTGTCCCGTACAGAGTGATTAACCTTATTAACATCTTTAGGTTCATCGAGGAGTTCAAAAATCTTAAAAGCCCAGTATTCATAAAATTCATCACGAGAATAGAAAGGTTCTACCTTACTAGAATTTATATTTAGATTTATTTTGAATAGTTCTTTTGAAGCCTCAAAGAGAATTTCATAAGCAATATCTTCACTTTGAGCCATAATAATTTGATCGTCAGAATATCTGAGATAGCAAGCACCATACTTGTCACACTCAGCCTTCATAAAAGCATCATAGTTCTGCAAATAAAAATTAGCTAAAATGCGAGAGCAATCACCAACTTCATCTTGAGGTATTCCTACAGATTTTAGTGAATATCTCTCAAATCTTCTATTCCAATTTCTAAGAAAGTGGAATAGTAAATCAATAGTAAAAGCATCTTTTGAAGTAGTAGCTAATCTAATTTTATTTTCTAGAATATTAAGATTAATAGTGTCATAAAAATTGGCAATGTCAAATTTTAGGAAAAAAGAGTAAGTTAGTTTTTGGCTGTAGAGATAAGCGCGTTTTTGAAACTCTTTCCAATTTTCTGACCATTTAAATTGATTGTAACTATTTGGTGGAATAGGAGATAGAGGAGTCAATTCTTCTAATTCTTCTTCTTCTCTTTGCCTTATAGGATTTCCTAAGCTCCATCCTCCAAATGTTCCATCAACTCGGTTAATTGCGATTGCTTGTTCCAACTGTTTGATACAGAAATAATAAGTACAATTTTCCCGTGAATCAAAAACTGGTACTATTCGTGATACGCAATTGTGCTTGTCAAAAACTACATACTCACGAGGTAGCCCTGGATAATAGTGTTTATTGATAATGTCATTATGTAACTTTTCAAGCGTTTCTAGTTTCTTAGGCTTCTTACCTGATGGATGTGGAACTAAAGTTTCATTGCAGATTTTATTCCAAAATTTACCAGCAAAAAGTTCAAGAAATTCAGTCTTATTAATCATGTAACTTCGATAAATCAAACTCTTGCTTGCAGTCCAACAATAAAAATAAAAGGTTTTGATTATTAAGCTATCAACAATATCAATATAGCCTCTATTTTTTGAAAATTTAATTTTATATATCTTTTTTCTGTTACGTAAGGAAATTTGATGAATTTTCGTTATTTCATCCTGCTAAAAATTAAGTTTTTTACCTCCCTAACAAAATAGAGATAGTATCTAAAGTTGCAATCAAAGTTCCTATTTAGCCATTACAATGGCATCATTTATGTTGTTTGATTTCATCTATGGGATTGACTCGCGCCGATCTTAAATCTCAACTTTTACAAAAAATTCTAACTACATCAGCTTTAGATTTACCGATCCTAACTGAAGACCAGTTAAAGCGATCAATTCAGGAAATTTTGCAACAAAAACCAGACGTTTCTGAAGTGTGGGTATTTGGTTATGGTTCTTTGATTTGGAATCCTTGTCTGCAATACGAAAATCGCTGTGTTGGTAAAATTTATGGCTGGCATCGACATTTTTGTTTATGGACACCGATAGGACGTGGTACACCAGAAAATCCTGGGTTAGTTTTAGGTTTAGAACGGGGTGGTAGCTGTCAAGGAGTTGCTTATTCCATCGCTGCTGAACATCTTGAACAAGAATTATTGTTATTATGGCGACGAGAAATGGTGGCAGATTCTTATATCCCTCGTTGGGTAAAAGTATTTTTCGGACAACAAGTAATTAATGCGATCGCTTTTACAATTAATCCTAACACTCCAATCTATGCTAAAAATTTATCTACAGAAATAATTGTTGAGTGTCTTGCTACTGCTAAGGGACAATTGGGTTCTGCTTCTGAATATCTTCACCAAACTATTGAGGGTTTACGTGCTGCTGAGATTAAGGATAAGCATTTATTTCATCTTCACAGGGAAGTAGCTCTCAAACAATTATCTTAATGATCTTCAAAAGCTGATGATTACAATATCAGCAACTTCAAATCTGAGGCGGATCCAAAAAAGCTAGTTAAACTGATTGTTTACGATTAGGTAAAATCCACCAAAGAATTGGGGAGAGAATTAAACAAGCTAGAGAAATTACCAAGATGATTGACAATGCTTGACTAAGTTCGACTGTCATAAATCTTTCCTCCTGCGATTAAACTTCCTATTGAAGAGATTTTTACTCTATCTCTATCGTAGCTGGATTGAGCTACAATGTATTTTTTGTTACAGAAAAAATTAATATCTTCATAGTCAACAACATCGATATTTTGAGAATAGTTGTTTAGACAAAAGATTAATGAACTATTATTTAGGAATTGATTTTGGTACTTCTGGTGCTAGAGGAATTGTTATTGATCGAGAAAAAATTATTCTGCTAACAGTACAGTATTCTTTTGAGTCAAAAAAAAATTTAGCCTTGAGTTGGCAAACAGCCTTATATTCATTAATTGAACAAATTCCTCTTCCCATCCGTCAATCAATTAAAGCGATCGCAATTAATGGAACTTCCGCTACAGTATTATTATGCGATGCTCATGGTTATCCTGTCGACGAACCAATTTTATACAATGATGGACGAGGAGTTACAGTTTTAGAAACAATCAAAAAGCTTACTAACGACAATCAAATTGCGGTAAGTGCTACTTCAAGTCTGGCAAAATTAATCTGGTGGTCTAAACAAACTGTCTTTACTGAAGCTAAATATTTTTTACATCAAGCTGATTGGTTAGCTTTTTTAATACACGGAAGATTAGGAATTAGCGATTATCATAACGCTTTAAAATTAGGTTACGATGTCGAACGACTGTGCTATCCCGATTGGCTACAAAATTTGCCTTTTAGTAATTTATTACCCCAAATATTAGCTCCTGGAACAATAATTGACTCCGTTACTCCAAATATTTGCGATCGCTTTAGTTTATCTCCTGATTGTTTAGTTTGTACAGGTACAACCGATAGTATTGCTGCTTTTCTAGCTAGTGGTGCCAGTCAACCAGGAGAAGCCGTAACTTCTCTTGGTTCTACTTTAGTTTTAAAATTACTTAGTACAACTAAAATCGATGATGCTTCATCAGGAATTTATAGCCATCGACTAGGAAACTTATGGTTAACTGGCGGTGCTTCCAATACAGGAGGTGCTGTGTTAAGACACTTCTTTAGCGATGAAGAACTAATTAATCTTTCTGAACAAATCGATCCCCAACAACCAAGCCTTTTAGAATATTATCCTTTATTGAGCAAAGGCG includes these proteins:
- a CDS encoding acid phosphatase/vanadium-dependent haloperoxidase related, translating into MQEVTDIFHNQILLVAILACFTAQGFKLIIELIRNRKVNFRYLVTTGGMPSAHSALVGALATSIGKTMGWSSPEFAIACLFAVIVMYDAAGVRQAAGKQAKLLNQIVDEIFQEGHNVNEERLKELLGHTPFQVLVGLILGISISILSFRGM
- the tyrS gene encoding tyrosyl tRNA synthetase, producing the protein MSASVSESNFEWLSRGTSEIFPNQPNSEDADENLIQRILKSDRPLRIKLGIDPTGTDIHLGHSIPFRKLRAFQDAGHTAVVIIGDFTAQIGDPTGKSEVRRQLTTEEVKQNAQTYLEQLRPILDFDTPGRLEIRYNSEWLGKLNLAQIQELLATMTVGQMLAKEGFAERYSQEKPIFLHEFLYPLMQGYDSVAIEADVELGGTDQKFNIAVGRDLQRHFGKRTQFGLLLPILLGTDGTQKMSKSLNNYVGLREDALSMYSKLEKTPDNLLKDYFELLTNLDLNQLPDNPRECQKLLAIEVVSQFHGKEAAKDAQKTAEQIVLQGNTATGDSVPEYSLSQVEFPAKLFYILGASGLCQSSGEGRRQIQGGAVRLEGDRISDVNLTFNSAEELTGKVLQVGKKKFIRLID
- a CDS encoding orotidine 5'-phosphate decarboxylase, encoding MTNNKIIVPLDVSNLADAIAIVEKLPQVSFWKVGLELFVATGSDILKFLKDQQKQIFLDLKFHDIPNTVAGACRSASQYEVDLLTLHATAGKKALQAAVEAISTAEKPPKLLAITVLTSLSSRELAFELKIPLELPEYALKMAILAQESGIDGAVCSPQEVSQLREVCGKDFLLVCPGVRPNWAKAGDQSRVMTPSEAIKAGADYLVIGRPITAAENPVEAWEKICAEIK
- a CDS encoding transposase IS4 family protein — translated: MNQIILLRRTLKPLLGWHGARLNFLALFLIALLRVKTINLAELATGFRSNAKTESNYKRLQRFFRNFDLDYVVLAKAIVILMNIPQPWVLSIDRTEWSFGEKRFNVLLLGVVHNGVAYPLVWEMLEKKGNSNSDERMDLLERFCSIFPDVKVAYLTGDREFIGKPWLSYLLIEPTIRFRLRIRASDRINEGRKELRASIIFAHLQPGQTQVLSGKKLVWGRKVYVSALRLDNGELLIVITPDFCNTAISDYGQRWGIETLFGMFKTRGFCLESTHFNNSERLSKLLALMALALCWAVKTGEWLHQNYPIKIKKHGRLAKSIFRYGLDHLRSIVTDLDLKQNEFLFSLKFLSCT
- a CDS encoding ChaC family protein, producing MGLTRADLKSQLLQKILTTSALDLPILTEDQLKRSIQEILQQKPDVSEVWVFGYGSLIWNPCLQYENRCVGKIYGWHRHFCLWTPIGRGTPENPGLVLGLERGGSCQGVAYSIAAEHLEQELLLLWRREMVADSYIPRWVKVFFGQQVINAIAFTINPNTPIYAKNLSTEIIVECLATAKGQLGSASEYLHQTIEGLRAAEIKDKHLFHLHREVALKQLS
- a CDS encoding carbohydrate kinase FGGY, producing MNYYLGIDFGTSGARGIVIDREKIILLTVQYSFESKKNLALSWQTALYSLIEQIPLPIRQSIKAIAINGTSATVLLCDAHGYPVDEPILYNDGRGVTVLETIKKLTNDNQIAVSATSSLAKLIWWSKQTVFTEAKYFLHQADWLAFLIHGRLGISDYHNALKLGYDVERLCYPDWLQNLPFSNLLPQILAPGTIIDSVTPNICDRFSLSPDCLVCTGTTDSIAAFLASGASQPGEAVTSLGSTLVLKLLSTTKIDDASSGIYSHRLGNLWLTGGASNTGGAVLRHFFSDEELINLSEQIDPQQPSLLEYYPLLSKGDRFPINDPNLEPKLEPRPSNPVDFLHGLLESMARIEALGYQKLQQLGADKLTQVYTAGGGAKNSTWSTIRQRYLQVPVTSAINTEAAYGTALLTLNH